Proteins encoded together in one Candidatus Coatesbacteria bacterium window:
- a CDS encoding MBL fold metallo-hydrolase, producing the protein MPARQLKPGVYLLPRRLGACNVYAVVDDGRWALIDTGNHRRTPPVVEAFRRRLGLGPPEYLLVTHWHPDHLGGSGPLKRRWGAPLVLHAADHRYARIDEMPALSPLGWAEHTFSDNNPRPVEPDIACANGDVFPVGDLEIIAVHTPGHSPGHCAYYLPQRRTLFLGDALGGKGGTILGDPRLFSALPGEALSSLERVARLEFDLLAAGHQLHRSAELPRLLSRFIERFRRSSR; encoded by the coding sequence ATGCCCGCTCGACAACTGAAACCCGGCGTCTACCTGTTGCCGCGCAGACTGGGCGCCTGCAACGTTTACGCCGTCGTCGACGACGGCCGCTGGGCTCTCATCGACACAGGCAACCATCGCCGCACCCCGCCCGTCGTCGAGGCCTTCCGCCGGCGCCTGGGCCTCGGTCCCCCCGAGTACCTCCTCGTCACCCATTGGCACCCCGATCACCTCGGCGGCTCCGGTCCGCTCAAGCGACGTTGGGGAGCGCCCCTGGTGTTGCACGCCGCCGATCACAGGTACGCCCGCATCGACGAGATGCCCGCCCTGAGCCCGTTGGGTTGGGCCGAGCATACCTTCTCCGACAATAACCCCCGCCCCGTCGAGCCCGACATCGCCTGCGCCAACGGCGACGTCTTCCCCGTCGGCGACCTGGAGATCATCGCCGTACACACCCCCGGCCACAGCCCCGGCCATTGCGCCTATTATCTACCGCAGCGGCGGACGCTGTTCCTCGGCGACGCCCTGGGCGGCAAGGGCGGCACGATCCTGGGCGATCCGCGCCTGTTCAGCGCCCTGCCCGGCGAGGCGCTGAGCTCGTTGGAGCGGGTGGCCCGGCTGGAGTTCGACCTGCTGGCCGCCGGGCACCAACTGCA